One part of the Rhodococcus oxybenzonivorans genome encodes these proteins:
- a CDS encoding TetR/AcrR family transcriptional regulator, translated as MLEPVRRTYSSPLRAESARRTRVLVRDAAARLFVDRGYVRTTVRTVAEAAGVATRTVFTAFPGGKAELFHEALAAAIEGGDDSMPTVYASASRDGDPVERILDEVVGYGADVLERAGTLMLTSIKSSGADEDMRRFAEEGARASAANAMTLAEGLAAHDLLRPEISVQRAADVLFTVVSPQVHSMLRHDCGWDIDEYRNWVKAMIRASLLH; from the coding sequence GTGCTGGAACCGGTCAGAAGGACCTACAGTTCGCCGCTGCGCGCGGAGTCGGCGCGCCGCACCCGCGTCCTCGTCCGGGATGCTGCGGCCCGCCTGTTCGTGGACCGGGGCTATGTGCGCACCACGGTGCGCACGGTTGCCGAAGCAGCGGGAGTCGCAACGCGGACCGTGTTCACGGCGTTCCCGGGTGGGAAGGCCGAGCTGTTCCACGAGGCGCTCGCCGCCGCCATCGAGGGCGGCGACGACAGCATGCCGACGGTGTATGCGTCTGCCTCTCGCGACGGCGATCCGGTCGAACGCATCCTCGACGAAGTGGTGGGGTACGGCGCTGACGTCCTCGAACGGGCCGGGACTCTCATGTTGACGTCGATCAAGAGTTCGGGCGCCGACGAGGACATGAGGCGATTCGCCGAGGAGGGCGCCCGAGCTTCCGCCGCGAACGCGATGACCCTTGCCGAAGGGCTTGCCGCGCACGACCTGCTGCGACCGGAGATCTCCGTGCAGCGAGCGGCGGACGTGCTCTTCACCGTCGTCTCACCCCAGGTGCATTCCATGCTTCGGCACGACTGCGGGTGGGACATCGACGAGTACCGCAACTGGGTCAAGGCGATGATCAGGGCAAGCCTGCTCCATTGA
- a CDS encoding PLD nuclease N-terminal domain-containing protein: MPYFVFGLVTLLLWVYCLVDVITRNESDIRHLPKMVWLLIVLLLPTVGSLVWLFVGRGAGVRRSGTTGGFGEYERPGRHVAQNPDDDEAFLRQCRERAEEQRRIARRRREESGEP, translated from the coding sequence GTGCCGTACTTTGTCTTCGGTCTCGTCACTCTGCTGTTGTGGGTCTACTGCCTCGTCGACGTGATCACGCGGAACGAGTCGGATATTCGGCACTTGCCCAAGATGGTGTGGCTGCTGATCGTGCTGCTCCTGCCGACCGTCGGGTCGTTGGTCTGGTTGTTCGTGGGCCGCGGTGCAGGAGTCCGCAGATCGGGCACGACAGGCGGGTTCGGCGAGTACGAGCGCCCCGGCCGTCACGTGGCACAGAACCCGGACGACGACGAAGCGTTTCTCCGCCAGTGCCGCGAACGCGCCGAAGAGCAACGCCGTATCGCGCGACGTCGGAGGGAAGAGTCCGGCGAGCCCTGA
- a CDS encoding PadR family transcriptional regulator produces MFIDKDLVAASATPLVLGILADGESYGYAIIKRVNELSGGRMQWTDGMLYPLLHRLERSGYVTAAWRTADNGRRRKHYAITDPGRDMLADRRMQWTVVAEALHRVWQSAQLPPAAAEGWS; encoded by the coding sequence ATGTTCATCGACAAGGATTTGGTGGCAGCCTCGGCCACCCCGCTCGTGCTCGGCATTCTCGCCGACGGTGAGTCCTACGGTTACGCCATCATCAAGCGCGTCAACGAGTTGTCGGGCGGGCGGATGCAGTGGACGGACGGGATGCTGTACCCGCTCCTGCATCGCCTCGAGCGATCAGGGTACGTCACGGCAGCCTGGCGCACGGCCGACAACGGCAGGCGGCGTAAGCATTACGCCATTACCGATCCCGGCAGGGACATGCTCGCCGACCGGCGCATGCAGTGGACCGTCGTTGCGGAAGCCCTACATCGAGTGTGGCAGTCGGCTCAGCTTCCACCGGCCGCCGCCGAGGGGTGGTCGTGA
- a CDS encoding NADP-dependent oxidoreductase: MTRRVIARGYGGPEVLTVVEVDPVPPARGEVAIEVRAIGVNPIDYKRYSGAFGTDPDSLPMDLGAEAAGVIVEVGEDATGPDGPLSPGDEVIAYPVDGAYADRLVVGADSVVRKPPSLPWNEAAGLLVAGTTAVETLDVIQVGSGDLVLVHGAAGAVGSCVVQVACGRGATVIGTARPGHHDYVRSLGATPVSYGDGLADRVRVLAPDGVDAVIDTVGGEEAVDVSVASVRDPSRMVTTLAVPRAVDAGFLGVGGKNPASRGVRRRLRSVVVDLADRGDLRVRVARTYWLAEAGRAHTELAGPHPAGKFVLLP; this comes from the coding sequence ATGACGCGACGCGTCATTGCCCGAGGTTACGGAGGACCCGAGGTCCTCACTGTCGTGGAGGTCGACCCGGTTCCGCCGGCGCGCGGTGAGGTCGCAATCGAAGTCCGGGCGATCGGCGTCAATCCCATCGACTACAAGCGGTACAGCGGCGCGTTCGGTACCGATCCCGATTCCCTGCCGATGGACCTCGGTGCCGAGGCGGCCGGCGTGATCGTCGAGGTCGGCGAGGATGCGACGGGGCCGGACGGACCCCTCTCACCCGGTGACGAAGTGATCGCATACCCGGTCGACGGGGCGTACGCGGATCGACTCGTCGTCGGCGCCGATTCCGTTGTCCGCAAACCGCCGTCGCTGCCGTGGAACGAGGCCGCCGGGCTGCTGGTGGCCGGTACGACCGCAGTCGAGACACTCGACGTCATCCAAGTCGGTTCGGGAGATCTGGTTCTCGTCCACGGAGCGGCCGGCGCTGTCGGGTCGTGCGTCGTCCAAGTGGCCTGCGGCCGGGGCGCGACGGTGATCGGCACAGCCCGGCCGGGCCATCACGACTACGTCCGGTCGCTCGGCGCCACCCCGGTGTCCTATGGAGATGGTCTTGCAGATCGCGTCCGCGTCCTCGCGCCGGACGGCGTGGACGCCGTCATCGACACGGTCGGCGGCGAGGAGGCTGTCGACGTGTCCGTCGCATCGGTACGCGACCCGTCCCGGATGGTCACGACTCTGGCAGTACCGCGTGCGGTCGACGCCGGTTTCCTCGGAGTGGGTGGCAAGAATCCCGCCAGTCGAGGAGTGCGAAGACGCCTCCGATCGGTGGTCGTCGATCTCGCGGACCGCGGCGACCTCAGGGTGCGGGTCGCCCGGACATACTGGCTGGCCGAGGCCGGACGCGCTCACACCGAACTCGCTGGTCCCCATCCTGCGGGGAAGTTCGTCCTTCTTCCGTAA
- a CDS encoding DUF1918 domain-containing protein, with the protein MHVAVGDRLHVQGRVVGAHAHTAEVVEVHGENGEPPYLVRYDDGHEALVFPGPDAWVEHPQS; encoded by the coding sequence ATGCACGTAGCAGTGGGAGACCGGTTGCACGTCCAGGGCAGGGTTGTGGGAGCGCACGCGCACACCGCCGAAGTCGTGGAGGTACATGGGGAGAACGGCGAACCGCCCTACCTGGTCCGGTACGACGACGGTCACGAAGCGCTGGTGTTTCCAGGGCCCGACGCCTGGGTGGAACATCCGCAGTCGTAG
- a CDS encoding permease prefix domain 1-containing protein, which yields MDTDAELESQIGQWRGYVRGHRVISSADVDEMEGHLRDQVSDLSAVGLTAAEAFLVAVGRMGNLDAISREFALEHSDRLWKQLVLMPATAEPETTSSKRELSVVLALAVGAGLAVKAGMEWLPELALARNISLLVLPFLTAYFAWKRKMTVRGAAVLAVPFAVAALVLNLFPFVDNGSTEVIAAIHAPIALWFVAGLAYVGGDWRSQGRRMDFVRFTGEWVVYMALLALGGGVLIGLTVGAFASLDLDVEWVIEQWILPFGIAGAILVAGWLVEAKQDVIENIAPVLTRVFTPLTILMLLALLTAFAAARSVVGVDRDLLILMDLILVLVLGLLLYAISARDPLAPPDLFDKLQLVLVVSALAVDVLMLTAMLSRIAEFGFTPNKVTALGLNVVLLVNLVWSARLGFGFVRGRCGFGAVERWQTRYLPVYGGWAALAMIAVPPAFDFM from the coding sequence ATGGATACCGACGCAGAGCTGGAGTCGCAGATCGGCCAGTGGCGTGGTTACGTTCGGGGCCACCGCGTGATCTCGAGTGCCGATGTCGACGAAATGGAAGGTCACCTCCGCGATCAGGTCTCGGACCTGTCCGCGGTCGGGCTGACGGCGGCCGAGGCCTTCCTCGTCGCCGTCGGACGTATGGGCAACCTCGACGCGATCTCCCGCGAGTTCGCGCTCGAGCATTCCGACCGGCTGTGGAAGCAACTCGTGCTGATGCCGGCCACCGCGGAGCCCGAAACGACTTCGTCCAAACGCGAACTGAGCGTCGTCCTTGCCCTCGCCGTCGGAGCGGGACTGGCCGTCAAGGCCGGAATGGAGTGGCTGCCCGAACTTGCCCTGGCCCGAAACATCAGCCTCCTCGTACTGCCGTTCCTGACGGCATACTTCGCGTGGAAACGGAAGATGACAGTGCGCGGCGCCGCAGTCCTCGCTGTGCCCTTCGCGGTCGCGGCACTCGTCCTGAATCTTTTTCCGTTCGTCGACAACGGGTCGACGGAAGTGATCGCGGCGATCCACGCGCCCATTGCGCTGTGGTTCGTCGCCGGGCTGGCCTATGTCGGTGGCGACTGGCGATCCCAAGGGCGCCGCATGGACTTCGTCCGGTTCACCGGCGAGTGGGTGGTCTATATGGCCCTGCTTGCGCTCGGTGGCGGAGTGCTGATCGGCCTGACGGTCGGCGCATTCGCCTCCCTGGACCTCGATGTCGAGTGGGTCATCGAGCAGTGGATCCTGCCGTTCGGCATTGCCGGCGCGATTCTCGTGGCGGGCTGGCTCGTGGAGGCGAAGCAGGACGTCATCGAGAACATCGCCCCTGTGCTCACTCGCGTGTTCACACCCCTCACCATTCTCATGTTGCTGGCTCTGCTGACGGCGTTCGCGGCTGCCCGCAGCGTCGTCGGCGTCGACCGAGATCTGCTCATCCTCATGGATCTCATTCTCGTGCTCGTGCTCGGCCTGCTGTTGTATGCGATCTCCGCACGTGATCCGCTGGCACCTCCCGACCTGTTCGACAAGCTGCAACTCGTCCTCGTCGTCAGCGCACTCGCCGTCGACGTGCTGATGCTGACCGCCATGCTCAGTCGCATCGCGGAATTCGGCTTCACACCGAACAAAGTGACCGCGCTGGGACTGAACGTGGTGTTGTTGGTCAACCTGGTGTGGTCCGCTCGACTCGGTTTCGGCTTCGTCCGCGGTCGGTGCGGGTTCGGCGCCGTCGAGCGCTGGCAAACCCGATATCTGCCCGTGTACGGCGGGTGGGCCGCTCTCGCCATGATTGCGGTGCCCCCTGCCTTCGATTTCATGTAA